In the Acidimicrobiales bacterium genome, CGAGCGCCACCTGTTCGAGCTCGTCGTCCTCGAGGGGGCCCAGGCCGGGCTCAGCTGGTCGACGATCCTCAACAAGCGGGACCGCTACCGGGAGGTGTTCGCCCGGTTCGAGCCGCCCGCCGTCGCCGCCTTCGGCGAGGCCGAGGTCGCCGCCCTGCTGGCCGACCCCGGCATCGTGCGCAACCGCATGAAGGTCGAGGCGGCCGTGGCCAACGCCAGGGGGGTGCTGGCGCTCTGGGACGAGGGCTCCACCCTCCACGACCTGCTCTGGTCCTTCGTCGACGGCGAGCCCCGCCAGAACGCGTGGACGGACAAGGCGGAGGTGCCGGCCGAGACGGCCGAGTCGAGGGCCATGAGCAAGGAGCTGCGGCGTCGGGGCTTCCGCTTCGTCGGCCCGACCATCTGCTACGCGCTCATGCAGTCGGCCGGGC is a window encoding:
- a CDS encoding DNA-3-methyladenine glycosylase I, encoding MAERCWWAGSGRMLAYHDEEWGVPVHDERHLFELVVLEGAQAGLSWSTILNKRDRYREVFARFEPPAVAAFGEAEVAALLADPGIVRNRMKVEAAVANARGVLALWDEGSTLHDLLWSFVDGEPRQNAWTDKAEVPAETAESRAMSKELRRRGFRFVGPTICYALMQSAGLVNDHLVSCFRHAELGGR